The Carassius gibelio isolate Cgi1373 ecotype wild population from Czech Republic chromosome A24, carGib1.2-hapl.c, whole genome shotgun sequence genome window below encodes:
- the LOC127946528 gene encoding ankyrin repeat and SAM domain-containing protein 6 isoform X2, translating into MSLAPVNPLLWFRACDEGDLESARRVLEDPGGFARVDGTEEQGNTALMFASAGGHEQLVRFLLRKGASVDRRNHYGWTPLMQAARFGHLTVAHILLENGAEINGRNRMGASVLTMAARGGHADVAKLLLENGAFVDDFDHLAAAEGNASGNNNVHSDNGKTFLEITPLLAAAQHGHEAVVRLLLEWGADMNFCQKSTGWSALMLAAAGGTVSVTQQLVERGADADHLNVLGKTAFEVALQLQHKEVKNYLDSITTVRPQPDDEKRRPDVFHALKLGNAQLVKEIVEEDASQVNVSNADGASPLMMAAVSGQLEVVQLLVEKHADMDRQDSVHGWTALMQATYHGNKDVVKFLLNQGADVNLRAKNGYKAFDLVMLLNDPDTELVRLLASVCMQVEKDKSKHRGKSTLKRRASLNVPLPPDDKGGLKSWWNRMSNRFRKLKLTHTLRHGLSTNRLAPFPDEVPLDATMKAEEKTASPPAGAPSADICSAWTSKSKDCGLNGTRSGKDDFLITTMLRNGAPLARLPNEKLKAVIPPFLPPSNFEPWNSERCGAAKEGRSGSMPQRPGRSSCANSDISSISRVVSRSIKFPSITKGPSPSNSGSYNSAHSSGGSNGVGGVNRHASDSHNRSGGSGADSVLSQIVAQRKRAAGLLDSRTPAAAEIPSPVPTPLPSAPDISLTDHTDGHSRRKLELKKRPQSGNSSTSKSTSPTLTPSPSPTPKPPATDSLSSASTQPRSKSSGGSSSGTITDEDELSGILRKLSLEKYQPIFEEQEVDMEAFLTLTDGDLKELGIKTDGPRQQILAAISELNAGKGRERQILQETIHNFQSSFGSSASNPRPSGYPRSPSGWSRHQLQSSSRR; encoded by the exons ATGAGTCTGGCTCCGGTAAACCCGCTGCTGTGGTTCCGGGCGTGCGATGAGGGCGATCTGGAGAGCGCGCGGCGCGTTCTGGAGGACCCGGGCGGGTTCGCGCGTGTGGACGGGACCGAGGAGCAGGGAAACACGGCGCTCATGTTCGCGTCCGCCGGGGGACACGAGCAGCTGGTCCGGTTCCTGCTGAGGAAAGGAGCGTCGGTGGACCGACGGAACCATTACGGCTGGACGCCACTGATGCAGGCTGCGAG GTTTGGTCATCTGACCGTAGCTCATATCTTGCTGGAGAACGGTGCGGAGATCAACGGCAGGAACCGGATGGGAGCCAGTGTCCTGACCATGGCTGCTCGCGGGGGTCATGCTGATGTGGCCAAACTGCTGCTGGAGAACGGCGCCTTCGTGGACGACTTTGACCACCTGGCAGCGGCGGAGGGAAATGCAAGTGGGAACAACAACGTCCACAGCGACAACGGAAAGACGTTTCTGGAGATCACGCCGCTGCTGGCCGCCGCTCAGCACGGACACGAGGCAGTGGTCAGGCTGCTGCTGGAATGGGGAGCGGACATgaacttctgccagaagagcacaGGCTGGAGCGCGCTGATGCTGGCGGCGGCCGGCGGGACGGTCAGCGTGACACAGCAGCTGGTGGAACGAGGAGCGGACGCCGATCATCTCAATGTCCTGGGCAAGACGGCCTTCGAGGTGGCGCTCCAACTGCAGCACAAAGAGGTGAAGAACTACCTGGACTCCATCACCACCGTCCGGCCACAGCCAG ATGATGAGAAGAGACGTCCTGATGTCTTCCATGCGCTGAAGTTAG GAAACGCTCAGCTGGTGAAGGAGATCGTGGAGGAGGACGCGTCTCAGGTGAACGTCTCAAACGCAGACGGTGCGTCTCCTCTGATGATGGCGGCGGTCAGCGGTCAGCTGGAGGTGGTGCAGCTGCTGGTGGAGAAGCACGCTGACATGGACAGACAGGACTCGGTGCACGGCTGGACGGCGCTGATGCAGGCCACGTATCACGG GAATAAAGACGTGGTGAAGTTTCTTCTAAATCAGGGCGCTGACGTCAACCTGAGAGCCAAGAACGGATACAAGGCCTTCGACCTGGTCATGCTCCTGAATGACCCTG ACACGGAGCTGGTGAGACTGCTAGCCTCCGTCTGCATGCAGGTGGAGAAAGACAAGAGCAAACACAGAGGAAAATCAACCCTAAAGAGACGTGCATCTCTAAATGTTCCTCTTCCACCGGATGATAAAGGCGGCCTGAAG TCCTGGTGGAATCGCATGTCCAACCGCTTCCGCAAACTCAAGCTGACGCACACACTGAGACATGGGCTCTCCACCAATCGGCTCGCTCCGTTCCCTGATGAAGTTCCTCTGGACGCCACCATGAAAGCGGAGGAGAAGACCGCATCGCCTCCTGCTGGAGCTCCGAGCGCAGACATCTGCTCTGCTTGGACCAGCAAGAGTAAAGACTGTG GTTTGAACGGAACAAGAAGTGGGAAAGATGACTTCCTCATCACGACGATG CTGAGGAACGGAGCGCCACTCGCTCGTCTGCCCAATGAGAAGCTGAAGGCCGTCATCCCGCCCTTCCTGCCGCCATCAAACTTTGAGCCATGGAACTCGGAGCGCTGTGGAGCAGCGAAGGAAGGCCGGAGTGGAAGCATGCCACAGAGACCCGGCAGGAGCAGCTGCGCCAACTCTGATATA tcgTCCATTAGTCGAGTGGTCAGCAGGTCCATCAAGTTTCCCAGCATCACTAAAGGCCCCTCCCCCTCCAACTCAGGCAGTTATAACTCCGCCCACTCCTCAGGTGGATCCAATGGTGTGGGAGGAGTCAACCGTCACGCCTCCGACTCACACAACCGCTCAG GTGGCAGCGGAGCGGACAGTGTTCTGTCTCAGATCGTGGCTCAGAGGAAGAGAGCAGCCGGTCTGTTGGACAGCAGGACCCCAGCCGCTGCTGAGATTCCCAGTCCTGTACCAACGCCGCTGCCCTCCGCACCGGACATCAGCCTGACTGACCACACAGATGGCCACTCCAGACGG aaacTGGAGTTAAAGAAACGTCCTCAGTCAGGAAACTCGTCCACGTCCAAGAGCACGTCGCCCACCCTCACGCCCTCTCCATCACCCACACCCAAACCTCCCGCCACAGACTCACTCTCATCAGCATCCACGCAGCCCAGATCCAAGAGCAGCGGTGGCTCCAGCAGCGGCACAATCACGGACGAGg ATGAATTGTCAGGGATTCTGAGGAAACTTTCTCTGGAGAAATATCAGCCCAtctttgaagagcaggag GTGGATATGGAGGCATTTCTGACTCTGACTGACGGAGACTTGAAAGAGCTGGGAATTAAAACAGACGGTCCGCGGCAACAGATTCTGGCGGCCATATCAGAGCTGAATGCTGGGAaa GGGAGGGAAAGACAGATTTTACAAGAAACCATCCATAACTTCCAGTCGTCGTTTGGCAGCAGCGCCAGTAACCCTCGACCGTCGGGATATCCACGCT
- the LOC127946528 gene encoding ankyrin repeat and SAM domain-containing protein 6 isoform X1, translated as MSLAPVNPLLWFRACDEGDLESARRVLEDPGGFARVDGTEEQGNTALMFASAGGHEQLVRFLLRKGASVDRRNHYGWTPLMQAARFGHLTVAHILLENGAEINGRNRMGASVLTMAARGGHADVAKLLLENGAFVDDFDHLAAAEGNASGNNNVHSDNGKTFLEITPLLAAAQHGHEAVVRLLLEWGADMNFCQKSTGWSALMLAAAGGTVSVTQQLVERGADADHLNVLGKTAFEVALQLQHKEVKNYLDSITTVRPQPDDEKRRPDVFHALKLGNAQLVKEIVEEDASQVNVSNADGASPLMMAAVSGQLEVVQLLVEKHADMDRQDSVHGWTALMQATYHGNKDVVKFLLNQGADVNLRAKNGYKAFDLVMLLNDPDTELVRLLASVCMQVEKDKSKHRGKSTLKRRASLNVPLPPDDKGGLKSWWNRMSNRFRKLKLTHTLRHGLSTNRLAPFPDEVPLDATMKAEEKTASPPAGAPSADICSAWTSKSKDCGLNGTRSGKDDFLITTMLRNGAPLARLPNEKLKAVIPPFLPPSNFEPWNSERCGAAKEGRSGSMPQRPGRSSCANSDISSISRVVSRSIKFPSITKGPSPSNSGSYNSAHSSGGSNGVGGVNRHASDSHNRSGGSGADSVLSQIVAQRKRAAGLLDSRTPAAAEIPSPVPTPLPSAPDISLTDHTDGHSRRVCISAAGPSKLELKKRPQSGNSSTSKSTSPTLTPSPSPTPKPPATDSLSSASTQPRSKSSGGSSSGTITDEDELSGILRKLSLEKYQPIFEEQEVDMEAFLTLTDGDLKELGIKTDGPRQQILAAISELNAGKGRERQILQETIHNFQSSFGSSASNPRPSGYPRSPSGWSRHQLQSSSRR; from the exons ATGAGTCTGGCTCCGGTAAACCCGCTGCTGTGGTTCCGGGCGTGCGATGAGGGCGATCTGGAGAGCGCGCGGCGCGTTCTGGAGGACCCGGGCGGGTTCGCGCGTGTGGACGGGACCGAGGAGCAGGGAAACACGGCGCTCATGTTCGCGTCCGCCGGGGGACACGAGCAGCTGGTCCGGTTCCTGCTGAGGAAAGGAGCGTCGGTGGACCGACGGAACCATTACGGCTGGACGCCACTGATGCAGGCTGCGAG GTTTGGTCATCTGACCGTAGCTCATATCTTGCTGGAGAACGGTGCGGAGATCAACGGCAGGAACCGGATGGGAGCCAGTGTCCTGACCATGGCTGCTCGCGGGGGTCATGCTGATGTGGCCAAACTGCTGCTGGAGAACGGCGCCTTCGTGGACGACTTTGACCACCTGGCAGCGGCGGAGGGAAATGCAAGTGGGAACAACAACGTCCACAGCGACAACGGAAAGACGTTTCTGGAGATCACGCCGCTGCTGGCCGCCGCTCAGCACGGACACGAGGCAGTGGTCAGGCTGCTGCTGGAATGGGGAGCGGACATgaacttctgccagaagagcacaGGCTGGAGCGCGCTGATGCTGGCGGCGGCCGGCGGGACGGTCAGCGTGACACAGCAGCTGGTGGAACGAGGAGCGGACGCCGATCATCTCAATGTCCTGGGCAAGACGGCCTTCGAGGTGGCGCTCCAACTGCAGCACAAAGAGGTGAAGAACTACCTGGACTCCATCACCACCGTCCGGCCACAGCCAG ATGATGAGAAGAGACGTCCTGATGTCTTCCATGCGCTGAAGTTAG GAAACGCTCAGCTGGTGAAGGAGATCGTGGAGGAGGACGCGTCTCAGGTGAACGTCTCAAACGCAGACGGTGCGTCTCCTCTGATGATGGCGGCGGTCAGCGGTCAGCTGGAGGTGGTGCAGCTGCTGGTGGAGAAGCACGCTGACATGGACAGACAGGACTCGGTGCACGGCTGGACGGCGCTGATGCAGGCCACGTATCACGG GAATAAAGACGTGGTGAAGTTTCTTCTAAATCAGGGCGCTGACGTCAACCTGAGAGCCAAGAACGGATACAAGGCCTTCGACCTGGTCATGCTCCTGAATGACCCTG ACACGGAGCTGGTGAGACTGCTAGCCTCCGTCTGCATGCAGGTGGAGAAAGACAAGAGCAAACACAGAGGAAAATCAACCCTAAAGAGACGTGCATCTCTAAATGTTCCTCTTCCACCGGATGATAAAGGCGGCCTGAAG TCCTGGTGGAATCGCATGTCCAACCGCTTCCGCAAACTCAAGCTGACGCACACACTGAGACATGGGCTCTCCACCAATCGGCTCGCTCCGTTCCCTGATGAAGTTCCTCTGGACGCCACCATGAAAGCGGAGGAGAAGACCGCATCGCCTCCTGCTGGAGCTCCGAGCGCAGACATCTGCTCTGCTTGGACCAGCAAGAGTAAAGACTGTG GTTTGAACGGAACAAGAAGTGGGAAAGATGACTTCCTCATCACGACGATG CTGAGGAACGGAGCGCCACTCGCTCGTCTGCCCAATGAGAAGCTGAAGGCCGTCATCCCGCCCTTCCTGCCGCCATCAAACTTTGAGCCATGGAACTCGGAGCGCTGTGGAGCAGCGAAGGAAGGCCGGAGTGGAAGCATGCCACAGAGACCCGGCAGGAGCAGCTGCGCCAACTCTGATATA tcgTCCATTAGTCGAGTGGTCAGCAGGTCCATCAAGTTTCCCAGCATCACTAAAGGCCCCTCCCCCTCCAACTCAGGCAGTTATAACTCCGCCCACTCCTCAGGTGGATCCAATGGTGTGGGAGGAGTCAACCGTCACGCCTCCGACTCACACAACCGCTCAG GTGGCAGCGGAGCGGACAGTGTTCTGTCTCAGATCGTGGCTCAGAGGAAGAGAGCAGCCGGTCTGTTGGACAGCAGGACCCCAGCCGCTGCTGAGATTCCCAGTCCTGTACCAACGCCGCTGCCCTCCGCACCGGACATCAGCCTGACTGACCACACAGATGGCCACTCCAGACGGGTGTGTATCAGTGCTGCTGGACCCAGT aaacTGGAGTTAAAGAAACGTCCTCAGTCAGGAAACTCGTCCACGTCCAAGAGCACGTCGCCCACCCTCACGCCCTCTCCATCACCCACACCCAAACCTCCCGCCACAGACTCACTCTCATCAGCATCCACGCAGCCCAGATCCAAGAGCAGCGGTGGCTCCAGCAGCGGCACAATCACGGACGAGg ATGAATTGTCAGGGATTCTGAGGAAACTTTCTCTGGAGAAATATCAGCCCAtctttgaagagcaggag GTGGATATGGAGGCATTTCTGACTCTGACTGACGGAGACTTGAAAGAGCTGGGAATTAAAACAGACGGTCCGCGGCAACAGATTCTGGCGGCCATATCAGAGCTGAATGCTGGGAaa GGGAGGGAAAGACAGATTTTACAAGAAACCATCCATAACTTCCAGTCGTCGTTTGGCAGCAGCGCCAGTAACCCTCGACCGTCGGGATATCCACGCT